A window of the Salvelinus fontinalis isolate EN_2023a chromosome 14, ASM2944872v1, whole genome shotgun sequence genome harbors these coding sequences:
- the si:ch211-121a2.4 gene encoding transmembrane protein 205, with protein MTTEGDPSLSAKLLQLVLLSTYWGMQIWFTCISSFVMDSHLNRHTFGLIQSRLVPFYLHLGSLCAFLNLTLFAVYHPADLLDDREAFQIGVYFLCVSVAVVNAQWFGQMTSEIMEDMHLMEQAQGLGQDIGLSTNREAYAKLCETDGRYRSLSCRLWLYRLLSSLCNVCCITCNAHSLYYLAENLTSL; from the exons ATGACCACTGAAGGGGATCCCAGCCTCTCGGCCAAACTGCTGCAACTGGTGCTGCTGTCCACCTATTGGGGCATGCAGATCTGGTTTACCTGCATATCTA GCTTTGTGATGGACAGCCACCTGAACAGACACACATTTGGTTTGATCCAGAGCAGACTGGTTCCGTTCTACCTTCACCTGGGCTCTCTCTGTGCCTTCCTCAACCTGACGCTGTTCGCTGTCTACCACCCTGCAGACCTGCTAGATGACAGAGAggccttccag attGGGGTATACTTCCTGTGTGTGTCGGTAGCAGTGGTCAACGCCCAGTGGTTCGGTCAGATGACATCAGAGATAATGGAAGACATGCATCTAATGGAGCAAGCCCAAGGATTGGGCCAGGACATTGGTCTGTCTACCAATAGGGAGGCTTACGCCAAGCTGTGTGAGACAGACGGTAGATACAGGAGTCTTTCTTGTCGGCTGTGGCTTTACAGACTGTTGTCTTCGCTGTGTAACGTCTGCTGCATTACCTGCAATGCACACAGCCTGTACTACCTAGCAGAGAACCTTACTTCACTATAG